A stretch of Microbacterium sp. 4R-513 DNA encodes these proteins:
- a CDS encoding threonine/serine exporter family protein, which translates to MISTFIAIGVLLVAAVILLSLRHRAERDISASARAAQITGSMPVAPTDAPDAVTTLAAAEALGSAMTQAGYSVETVQDVLGDVARVNSLPESEAVVFPNALLVSARGGGEHRTGAVVSEGGQLLLSQMDELQRTVDAARTGVIDPASTLVRIDRIRDMPHTYRPYARVIGYGFLSAALAVLLGATWAGVSLAAGLGLITGAALLVSERVPRRYGALITVAISFVVALAVFLLLRAGWGSGILAALLAPLVVLLPGALLTTAVLELSMGHMISGAARAAAGAMQLVLLGAGIVAAAAVVGVPDFDFSRHPDLLGPFAPWIAVAVFGVAVCVHRCAPRRAIPWILLVVYVAYASQVLGDLLVGGVLSAFVGALVVTPVTALIARQPTGPAALVSFTPAFALLVPGALGLAGVADLLGGDTAAGASLIATLSTMVAIALGVLAGSSLSNRMRRPAL; encoded by the coding sequence GTGATCTCGACATTCATCGCCATCGGCGTGCTCCTCGTGGCCGCCGTCATTCTCCTGTCGCTGCGGCACCGGGCGGAGCGGGACATCAGCGCGAGTGCACGCGCGGCCCAGATCACCGGGTCGATGCCGGTCGCTCCGACCGATGCACCGGACGCGGTCACGACGCTGGCAGCAGCAGAGGCGCTGGGAAGCGCCATGACCCAGGCCGGCTACTCGGTCGAGACGGTGCAGGACGTGCTGGGCGACGTCGCGCGGGTCAACAGCCTGCCCGAGAGCGAAGCCGTCGTGTTCCCCAACGCGCTCCTCGTCTCGGCTCGCGGCGGCGGCGAGCACCGGACCGGCGCGGTCGTCAGCGAGGGCGGCCAGCTGCTGCTGTCTCAGATGGATGAACTGCAGCGGACGGTGGATGCCGCGCGCACAGGTGTCATCGATCCGGCATCGACGCTCGTGCGCATCGATCGCATCCGGGATATGCCGCACACCTATCGGCCCTACGCCCGCGTGATCGGCTACGGCTTCCTCAGCGCGGCGCTCGCCGTTCTGCTCGGCGCGACCTGGGCCGGAGTGTCGCTCGCAGCCGGACTGGGTCTGATCACGGGCGCCGCGCTTCTCGTGAGTGAGCGCGTGCCCCGACGCTACGGCGCGCTGATCACCGTGGCGATCTCGTTCGTCGTCGCGCTCGCGGTCTTCCTGCTTCTGCGAGCGGGGTGGGGGTCCGGCATCCTCGCGGCCCTTCTGGCTCCGCTCGTGGTCCTCCTGCCCGGCGCGCTGCTCACGACCGCCGTGCTCGAGCTGTCGATGGGGCACATGATCAGCGGAGCCGCGCGGGCAGCGGCCGGTGCGATGCAGCTCGTCCTCCTCGGCGCGGGCATCGTGGCCGCCGCGGCGGTGGTCGGCGTCCCGGACTTCGACTTCAGCCGGCATCCCGACCTGCTCGGTCCGTTCGCACCGTGGATCGCCGTGGCCGTCTTCGGCGTCGCGGTCTGCGTGCACCGCTGCGCGCCACGTCGGGCGATCCCGTGGATCCTGCTCGTGGTCTACGTCGCCTATGCCTCGCAGGTGCTCGGCGACCTGCTCGTCGGCGGAGTCCTCTCGGCCTTCGTCGGCGCGCTCGTCGTCACACCGGTCACGGCGCTCATCGCCCGGCAGCCGACCGGCCCTGCGGCACTCGTGAGCTTCACGCCGGCCTTCGCCCTGCTCGTGCCGGGAGCTCTGGGTCTGGCCGGTGTCGCCGACCTCCTCGGCGGCGACACCGCGGCCGGGGCGTCGCTCATCGCGACGCTCTCCACGATGGTCGCGATCGCCCTCGGCGTCCTGGCCGGCTCGAGCCTCTCGAACCGGATGCGCCGGCCGGCGCTCTGA
- the ppk2 gene encoding polyphosphate kinase 2, which produces MSKKSSRKSSVKRLDKKLYKEELERLQIELVEMQRWVASAGARVLVIFEGRDAAGKGGAIKRVTEYLNPRHARVVALTKPSKRERGQWYYQRYIEHLPAKGEIVLMDRSWYNRAGVEHVMGYCSDEEYQTFLRQTPILEQLLIEDGIILIKYWFSVSDEEQQARFVSRLEDPMRRWKLSPTDVESILRWEDYSRAKDAMFAATDTPGSPWWVVESDDKRSARLNSISHLLSRIPYERLEPEQISIPDRPKADDYDRPPIDKFNFVPDIAAELGK; this is translated from the coding sequence ATGTCCAAGAAGAGCTCACGCAAGTCGTCCGTGAAACGACTCGACAAGAAGCTGTACAAAGAGGAGCTCGAGCGCCTGCAGATCGAACTGGTCGAGATGCAGCGCTGGGTCGCCTCCGCGGGCGCCCGCGTGCTGGTCATCTTCGAGGGCCGGGATGCCGCGGGCAAAGGCGGCGCGATCAAGCGCGTCACCGAATACCTCAACCCGCGTCACGCCCGCGTGGTCGCGCTGACCAAGCCGTCCAAGCGCGAGCGCGGCCAGTGGTACTACCAGCGCTACATCGAGCACCTCCCTGCGAAGGGAGAGATCGTGCTGATGGATCGATCCTGGTACAACCGCGCCGGCGTGGAGCATGTCATGGGCTATTGCTCGGACGAGGAGTACCAGACCTTCCTCCGGCAGACGCCGATCCTCGAGCAGCTCCTCATCGAGGACGGCATCATCCTCATCAAGTACTGGTTCTCGGTCTCGGACGAGGAGCAGCAGGCGCGCTTCGTCTCACGGCTCGAAGACCCCATGCGCCGGTGGAAGCTCTCACCCACCGACGTCGAGTCGATCCTCCGGTGGGAGGACTACTCGCGCGCGAAGGATGCGATGTTCGCCGCGACCGACACCCCGGGCTCGCCCTGGTGGGTCGTGGAGAGCGACGACAAGCGCAGCGCGCGTCTGAACTCGATCAGCCACCTCCTCAGCAGAATCCCGTACGAGCGCCTCGAGCCCGAGCAGATCTCGATCCCCGATCGTCCGAAGGCCGACGACTACGATCGGCCGCCCATCGACAAGTTCAACTTCGTGCCCGACATCGCGGCCGAGCTCGGCAAGTAG
- a CDS encoding VOC family protein: MDESTTGAGLISAAEFHRAPGVSDWRVTATGPQAVFAATSLSAAADLISPIVEAAERLGIRPDVDLRPEGVIVRIPYRDPEGIPEAAGEFAAAVSRSAAKLGLSADPSRAQSVGIYVAQHSQADVRPFFLAALGYEAFGDTDAVDPLRSGPQLAFNPISGDAPARGRTHFDVFVPADEARSRVDAALAAGGRLVDDSHAPAWWSLASPDNHGVDIASWTDTYE; this comes from the coding sequence ATGGACGAGTCGACGACAGGGGCCGGGCTGATCTCGGCGGCGGAGTTCCACCGGGCGCCGGGCGTCTCGGACTGGCGTGTCACGGCGACGGGCCCGCAAGCGGTCTTCGCCGCGACTTCGCTGTCGGCGGCAGCCGACCTCATCTCCCCGATCGTCGAGGCGGCCGAGCGTCTCGGCATCCGGCCCGACGTCGACCTGCGTCCGGAGGGTGTCATCGTGCGCATCCCGTACCGCGACCCCGAGGGGATCCCCGAGGCTGCGGGTGAGTTCGCGGCGGCCGTGTCGCGGTCGGCGGCGAAGCTCGGCCTTTCCGCCGATCCGTCGCGGGCGCAATCCGTCGGCATCTACGTCGCCCAGCACTCCCAGGCGGACGTCCGCCCGTTCTTCCTGGCGGCGCTCGGCTACGAGGCGTTCGGGGACACCGATGCGGTCGATCCGCTGCGCAGCGGTCCGCAGCTCGCCTTCAACCCGATCTCCGGGGACGCGCCCGCGCGAGGTCGGACCCACTTCGATGTGTTCGTGCCGGCCGATGAGGCGCGATCACGGGTGGATGCCGCGCTCGCCGCCGGCGGAAGGCTCGTCGACGACTCGCACGCCCCCGCCTGGTGGTCACTGGCGTCGCCGGACAACCACGGCGTGGACATCGCGTCCTGGACCGACACCTACGAGTGA
- a CDS encoding NYN domain-containing protein, with amino-acid sequence MSEAGSRTTWVLVDGENIDATFGTSILNRRPQPDERPRWDRLVAFADGAWRQPARGVFYLNASSGIPMPFVQALKAMDYIVVPLSGEPDEKVVDIAIQRTLRALESRAADVMLVSHDGDFIPEISALIGPDRRVGVVAFSEFRNAGFNSIPGLEKFDLEYDARVFDAPLPRIRVIPISEFDPGMFLS; translated from the coding sequence TTGTCAGAGGCAGGCTCTCGAACCACGTGGGTGCTCGTGGATGGCGAGAACATCGACGCGACATTCGGCACGTCCATCCTGAACCGGCGTCCGCAGCCGGACGAACGGCCGCGATGGGATCGCCTCGTCGCCTTCGCAGACGGGGCGTGGCGACAGCCGGCGCGCGGCGTGTTCTACCTCAACGCCTCCTCGGGCATTCCGATGCCGTTCGTCCAGGCCCTCAAGGCGATGGACTACATCGTCGTCCCGCTCTCCGGGGAGCCGGACGAGAAGGTCGTCGACATCGCCATCCAGCGCACGCTGCGCGCACTGGAGAGCCGTGCGGCCGATGTGATGCTCGTCAGCCACGACGGCGACTTCATCCCCGAGATCTCCGCGCTGATCGGGCCGGACCGGCGGGTCGGCGTCGTCGCGTTCTCGGAGTTCCGCAACGCCGGCTTCAACTCGATCCCGGGCCTCGAGAAGTTCGACCTCGAGTACGACGCGCGGGTCTTCGACGCCCCACTACCGCGCATCCGGGTGATCCCGATCAGCGAGTTCGACCCGGGTATGTTCCTCTCCTGA